Proteins encoded by one window of Halomonas sp. Bachu 37:
- a CDS encoding extracellular solute-binding protein: protein MRCVANHLIALLLLLAPSAFATSTESRDQFTATHALSLYDTPALDEDFPYFPHVNPDAPKGGSMVRTAVGSSFDSTNPFIIRGTPATGISQIYDTLMASNPGEPFSLYGLLAHRVRLADDRSWIEFDLRPEARFQDGQPLTAHDVVFSFNLLREEGNPFYSSYYAGVEGVEALDDYRVRFDFNDTQSRELPLIVAQLPILPRHYWESRDFSSPTLEKHPGSGPYRIAEVDPGRRIVFERDETYWGKDLPVNRGRYNIDRLAFDYYRDREISWEAFKAGLTDFRTDARASTWAIGYDFPAYEDGLVKRLTVPDVNPSMMQAFVFNLRKDKFSDPRVREALSLTFDFPWLNTNIFYGTYQRTQSFFENSEMEAEGLPGDEELALLEPHREAIVAEHGSDRLFTEPLPIDHPQELRERLRLALDLLRDAGYEVRNGVLVNSETGRPLELEVLLYDSALERVVQPMLRNMARLGVQTSIRIVDINQFLNRQRNFDFDIVISHFPQSNNPGNEQRDFWTSATAETPQSRNRMGLKNPVVDELVERLIRVDNREELNHIVQALDRVLRWGFYVIPHYHSGETRIAIWDKFRYPEPFPEYAMDLDAWWVDTEREDEIQRRVRRR from the coding sequence ATGCGGTGTGTCGCAAACCATCTAATTGCCCTGCTTTTGCTCTTGGCACCGTCGGCTTTCGCCACCAGCACTGAGAGTCGCGACCAGTTTACCGCGACACATGCTCTTTCCCTCTACGACACACCGGCGCTGGACGAAGACTTTCCCTACTTTCCTCACGTCAATCCAGATGCCCCCAAGGGGGGCAGCATGGTACGGACGGCCGTAGGCAGCAGTTTCGACTCCACCAACCCCTTCATCATCCGGGGAACCCCGGCGACCGGCATTTCGCAAATCTACGACACTCTGATGGCCAGCAACCCGGGCGAACCCTTCAGCCTGTACGGCTTGCTGGCCCATCGTGTTCGTCTGGCGGACGACCGCAGTTGGATCGAGTTCGACTTGCGCCCCGAGGCACGCTTTCAGGATGGCCAGCCTCTCACCGCTCATGACGTGGTGTTCAGCTTCAACCTGCTACGAGAGGAAGGCAACCCTTTCTACAGCAGTTACTATGCCGGGGTGGAAGGGGTCGAAGCACTGGATGATTACCGCGTCAGATTCGATTTCAACGACACCCAATCCCGCGAATTGCCTCTTATTGTCGCGCAGCTTCCCATCCTGCCCCGCCATTACTGGGAATCGCGCGACTTCTCCTCCCCGACGCTGGAGAAACACCCCGGTTCCGGCCCCTACCGCATTGCCGAGGTGGACCCAGGCAGGCGAATCGTCTTTGAGCGCGACGAGACATACTGGGGCAAGGACCTGCCCGTCAATCGCGGACGTTACAACATCGACCGATTGGCTTTCGATTATTATCGCGACCGGGAAATTTCCTGGGAGGCCTTCAAGGCCGGTTTGACCGATTTTCGCACCGATGCCCGCGCCTCCACCTGGGCCATTGGTTACGACTTTCCCGCCTATGAGGATGGTCTGGTCAAGCGCCTTACGGTACCCGACGTGAATCCTTCGATGATGCAGGCATTCGTGTTCAACTTGCGCAAGGACAAGTTCAGCGATCCTCGCGTGCGCGAAGCGCTCAGCCTGACTTTCGATTTTCCTTGGCTGAATACCAATATCTTCTACGGCACCTATCAGCGAACCCAAAGCTTCTTTGAGAATTCCGAGATGGAAGCCGAAGGTTTGCCTGGGGACGAGGAGCTCGCCCTGCTCGAGCCTCACCGGGAGGCCATCGTAGCGGAGCACGGTTCCGATAGGCTATTCACCGAGCCGTTACCCATCGACCATCCGCAGGAGTTACGCGAACGGCTGCGCTTGGCACTCGACCTGCTGCGGGATGCCGGATATGAGGTCAGAAACGGCGTGCTGGTCAATAGCGAGACGGGGCGTCCACTGGAGCTTGAAGTGTTGCTCTACGACTCCGCCCTGGAACGTGTCGTCCAGCCCATGCTGCGCAACATGGCACGGCTGGGCGTACAGACCAGCATCCGCATCGTGGACATTAACCAATTCCTCAACCGGCAGCGCAACTTCGACTTCGACATCGTCATCAGTCACTTTCCCCAATCCAACAATCCGGGTAACGAGCAACGTGATTTCTGGACATCGGCAACGGCGGAGACACCACAGAGTCGTAACCGGATGGGATTGAAAAATCCCGTTGTCGATGAACTGGTGGAGCGCCTGATACGTGTCGATAATCGCGAGGAGCTCAACCACATCGTACAAGCGCTTGATCGGGTGCTACGCTGGGGATTCTATGTCATTCCCCATTATCATTCGGGGGAGACACGTATCGCCATCTGGGATAAATTCCGCTATCCCGAACCGTTCCCGGAATACGCCATGGATCTTGACGCCTGGTGGGTGGACACCGAGCGAGAAGATGAAATTCAGCGTCGCGTACGCCGCCGCTGA
- a CDS encoding microcin C ABC transporter permease YejB — protein sequence MARYTLRRLLLMIPTLLGIMLLNFIIVQAAPGGPIDQMMARFEGADAMASTRLDMGGADIQVNDESRGARGIDPRFIEQLEQQFGFDKPAHERFLGMMGDYLTFDFGTSFFRDRPVIDLMIERLPVSISLGLWTTLLVYLISIPLGIRKALHHGSRFDVWSSGLVIVGYAIPGFLFAIMLIVVFAGGTYLDWFPLRGLTSPDFEQLSVLGKIKDYFWHITLPVVASAIGSFATLTMLTKNSFLDEIHKQYVLTARAKGAGEQRVLYGHVFRNAMLIIIAGLPAAMIGIFFTGALLIEVIFSLDGLGLLGFEAVMQRDYPVIFGTLFLYTLIGLVLKLISDLTYVWVDPRIDFATRES from the coding sequence GTGGCTCGTTATACCCTGCGCCGATTGTTACTGATGATTCCGACTCTGCTGGGCATCATGTTGCTGAATTTCATTATCGTGCAAGCAGCCCCAGGCGGGCCGATCGACCAGATGATGGCACGCTTCGAAGGCGCCGATGCCATGGCCAGCACGCGCCTGGACATGGGCGGGGCCGATATTCAGGTCAATGACGAATCTCGCGGCGCCCGAGGAATCGACCCGCGTTTCATCGAACAGCTCGAGCAGCAGTTCGGTTTCGACAAACCCGCCCACGAGCGTTTTCTGGGCATGATGGGGGATTATCTCACCTTCGATTTTGGCACCAGTTTCTTTCGTGACCGCCCTGTTATCGACCTGATGATAGAGCGCCTGCCGGTATCGATTTCGCTGGGATTGTGGACCACCCTTCTGGTATATCTCATCTCGATTCCCCTGGGCATTCGCAAGGCGCTTCATCACGGCTCACGATTCGATGTCTGGAGCTCAGGCCTGGTCATCGTCGGCTACGCCATTCCCGGCTTTCTGTTCGCCATCATGTTGATCGTGGTATTCGCCGGCGGCACCTACCTGGACTGGTTTCCCTTGCGGGGCCTGACCTCTCCCGACTTCGAGCAGCTTTCTGTCCTAGGCAAGATAAAGGACTACTTCTGGCATATCACCCTGCCGGTCGTCGCCTCGGCCATAGGAAGCTTCGCCACCTTGACCATGCTCACCAAGAACAGCTTTCTCGATGAAATTCACAAGCAATACGTTCTCACCGCCCGCGCCAAGGGCGCCGGGGAGCAGCGGGTGCTCTACGGCCATGTGTTTCGCAACGCCATGCTGATCATCATCGCCGGTCTACCCGCTGCTATGATCGGCATCTTCTTCACCGGCGCTTTGCTGATCGAGGTAATCTTCTCTTTGGACGGGCTCGGCCTGCTCGGTTTCGAAGCCGTCATGCAGCGTGACTACCCGGTTATCTTCGGAACCCTTTTCCTCTACACCTTGATCGGCCTGGTGCTGAAACTGATCTCCGACCTAACCTATGTATGGGTGGACCCACGCATCGATTTTGCCACTCGGGAGTCCTGA
- a CDS encoding ABC transporter permease, which produces MSQLSSRLSPITRRRLAAFKANRRARVSLWLFGLLFIISLLAELIANDKPIVMQYQGQWYSPLLVDYPETEFGGFLPTRTDYLDPFIREQISEHGWALWPLIPFSYQTLDMQMTRPSPAPPDRRHWLGTDDQGRDVLARVIYGFRLSVAFALVLTAGSLVSGVVIGGVQGYFGGKVDLIGQRLTEIWSGLPVLFLLIILASFVQPGFWWLLGIMLLFSWLGLVDIVRAEFLRARNLEYVRAAKAMGLPSRLIMWRHVLPNAMVATLTFIPFLFTGAIGTLTALDFLGFGLPPGSPSLGELAAQGKNNLHAPWLGITAFLTLAIMLSLLVFIGEGLRDAFDPRHIHQGRLAQDKEQAHE; this is translated from the coding sequence ATGAGCCAACTCTCCTCCCGACTTTCACCCATCACCCGGCGGCGCCTGGCGGCATTCAAGGCCAACCGCCGTGCGCGTGTTTCACTGTGGCTTTTCGGTCTGCTATTCATCATCAGTCTGTTGGCGGAGCTGATTGCCAACGACAAGCCCATCGTCATGCAATATCAAGGACAGTGGTATTCGCCCTTGCTGGTGGATTACCCGGAGACCGAGTTCGGCGGGTTTCTTCCTACCCGTACCGATTATCTCGACCCCTTCATCCGCGAGCAGATCAGCGAACACGGCTGGGCCCTGTGGCCATTGATTCCGTTCTCCTACCAGACACTCGATATGCAGATGACGCGCCCTTCACCCGCGCCTCCGGACCGGCGCCACTGGCTGGGCACCGACGACCAGGGCCGGGACGTGCTGGCCCGGGTCATCTACGGCTTTCGCCTGTCGGTAGCATTCGCGCTGGTATTGACCGCCGGTTCGCTGGTCTCGGGCGTCGTGATCGGCGGTGTACAAGGATACTTCGGCGGCAAGGTGGATTTGATCGGTCAGCGTCTTACCGAGATATGGTCCGGCCTGCCGGTACTGTTCCTTCTGATAATCCTGGCCAGCTTCGTCCAGCCGGGTTTCTGGTGGCTACTGGGCATCATGTTGCTGTTTTCCTGGCTGGGGCTGGTGGATATCGTGCGCGCGGAATTCCTGCGCGCACGTAACCTCGAGTATGTCCGTGCGGCCAAGGCCATGGGGCTTCCTTCACGCTTGATCATGTGGCGCCACGTCCTGCCCAACGCCATGGTCGCCACCCTAACCTTCATTCCCTTTCTGTTTACTGGTGCCATCGGCACCTTGACGGCGCTCGACTTCCTGGGATTCGGCTTGCCTCCCGGCTCTCCTTCTCTGGGCGAGCTTGCCGCCCAGGGCAAGAACAATCTTCATGCCCCCTGGCTGGGAATCACGGCATTCTTGACCCTCGCCATCATGCTTTCATTGCTGGTATTCATCGGTGAAGGTCTGCGCGACGCCTTCGATCCGCGCCATATTCACCAGGGCCGCCTTGCCCAGGATAAGGAGCAGGCCCATGAATGA
- a CDS encoding dipeptide ABC transporter ATP-binding protein — translation MNEPLLELDRLSVEFDGIKVVKELSLTIARGETLALVGESGSGKSVSALGAMNLLPANAQVSGRRRLAGVDLSTLSAAQWTGVLGNQVGFIFQEPMTSLNPLHTVGKQIGEALRLHQGLRGREARARSCELLAQVKLPRPEELVDTWPHQLSGGQRQRVMIAMAIANRPALLIADEPTTALDVTVQQEILALLRELRDQHGMGMLFITHDLNLVRRYADRVCVMYRGQEQESGPVEQVFSHPASSYTKALLDAEPEGRPTPVGRVAPLLQAKGLGVSFKRPKKRLFSRQPPDFEAVKPLDLYIAPGETLGIVGESGSGKTTLAAALMRLTPSSGSIQLGDVKLNELSGNVLRRQRYRMQMVFQDPYGALSPRMSVFDIVSEGLRFHFPRLTTQEIAQRVKATLEEVGLPESCASRYPHEFSGGQRQRIAVARAIILEPELIVLDEPTSALDRSVQKQLITLLRELQRRHGLSYLFISHDLAVVRAMAHRILVLKEGQVVEEGECLEVLENPQRPYTRQLVTAAGLDEARPVA, via the coding sequence ATGAATGAGCCACTACTGGAACTGGATCGCCTATCCGTGGAATTTGATGGCATCAAGGTAGTCAAGGAGCTGTCCCTTACCATTGCGCGTGGCGAAACGCTGGCGCTGGTGGGCGAATCGGGGTCTGGAAAATCCGTCAGCGCCCTGGGCGCAATGAACCTGCTGCCGGCCAACGCCCAGGTTTCCGGTCGGCGTCGCTTGGCGGGAGTCGACCTTTCGACGCTCTCCGCTGCGCAATGGACCGGGGTACTGGGAAATCAAGTGGGTTTCATCTTTCAGGAACCCATGACATCGCTCAACCCGCTGCATACCGTCGGCAAGCAGATCGGCGAAGCCTTGCGTCTGCACCAGGGACTGCGGGGTCGCGAAGCCAGAGCCCGATCCTGCGAACTACTTGCCCAGGTCAAGTTACCCCGGCCAGAAGAACTGGTGGATACCTGGCCGCACCAACTTTCCGGTGGGCAACGCCAGCGGGTGATGATCGCCATGGCCATTGCCAATCGCCCGGCTCTGTTGATTGCCGATGAACCCACCACTGCTCTGGACGTCACTGTCCAGCAGGAGATTCTGGCACTGTTGCGCGAACTGCGCGACCAGCACGGCATGGGCATGCTGTTCATCACCCACGACTTGAACCTGGTGCGCCGCTACGCCGACCGGGTCTGCGTCATGTATCGGGGCCAGGAGCAGGAAAGCGGCCCCGTCGAGCAAGTATTTTCCCATCCAGCGAGCAGCTACACCAAGGCTTTGCTGGATGCCGAACCGGAAGGTCGCCCCACGCCGGTCGGCCGCGTTGCCCCGCTACTACAAGCGAAAGGGTTAGGAGTGAGTTTCAAGCGGCCCAAGAAGCGTCTGTTCTCAAGACAACCTCCTGATTTCGAAGCGGTGAAGCCACTGGATCTGTATATCGCTCCCGGCGAGACATTAGGCATTGTGGGTGAATCCGGCTCGGGCAAGACCACCTTGGCAGCGGCATTGATGCGCCTCACCCCAAGTAGTGGCAGCATTCAGCTTGGGGATGTAAAACTGAACGAACTGAGCGGCAATGTCCTGCGCCGCCAACGCTACCGCATGCAGATGGTCTTCCAGGACCCTTACGGGGCGTTATCACCTCGCATGTCGGTGTTCGATATCGTCAGCGAGGGGCTACGCTTTCATTTTCCGCGGCTGACGACCCAAGAGATCGCTCAACGCGTCAAGGCCACCCTGGAAGAAGTGGGCCTGCCGGAAAGCTGCGCTTCACGCTATCCGCATGAATTTTCCGGCGGCCAGCGCCAGCGCATTGCCGTGGCCCGGGCCATCATACTCGAGCCGGAACTGATCGTACTCGATGAGCCCACCTCGGCCCTGGACCGCAGCGTGCAGAAGCAGCTCATCACGCTGTTACGCGAACTTCAGCGACGCCACGGTCTGAGCTATCTGTTCATCAGTCATGACCTGGCGGTCGTGCGTGCCATGGCTCACAGGATTCTGGTGCTCAAGGAAGGACAAGTGGTGGAAGAAGGAGAATGTCTGGAGGTACTGGAAAATCCGCAGCGGCCGTATACCCGTCAACTAGTCACGGCCGCCGGGTTAGATGAAGCAAGACCGGTCGCTTAA
- a CDS encoding pseudouridine synthase produces MRLDRFLSETTELTRSLAKRALKREEVTVNGEVVKQGAVQLDIEQDRVSWNGATLELVGLRYVMMHKPTGVECTARRGLYPRVVELVDLPKAERLQAVGRLDVDTTGLLLLTDDGHWSHRVSAPKKRCPKVYIATLATPWSEAQAQDAVERVAEGLLLDGEEELTHPAELEMLSPTQARLAITEGRYHQVKRMFAALGNHVETLHREAIGPLVLDESLAPGEWRELTADEVALF; encoded by the coding sequence ATGCGCCTGGATCGTTTTTTGAGTGAAACCACCGAATTGACACGCAGCCTGGCCAAGCGCGCCTTGAAACGCGAAGAAGTCACGGTGAATGGCGAGGTGGTCAAGCAGGGCGCCGTGCAGCTTGATATCGAGCAGGACAGGGTCAGCTGGAATGGCGCCACCCTCGAACTGGTGGGATTGCGCTACGTGATGATGCATAAGCCCACCGGTGTTGAATGCACGGCGAGGCGTGGTTTGTATCCCCGGGTGGTTGAGCTTGTCGACTTGCCCAAGGCGGAGCGCCTGCAGGCGGTAGGCCGCCTGGACGTGGATACCACCGGCCTGTTGCTGTTGACCGACGATGGTCACTGGTCGCATCGAGTCAGTGCGCCGAAAAAGCGCTGCCCCAAGGTTTATATTGCCACCCTGGCAACACCATGGAGCGAGGCACAAGCGCAGGACGCTGTCGAACGGGTAGCTGAGGGGCTCTTGCTTGATGGCGAAGAGGAGCTGACGCATCCCGCCGAACTCGAAATGCTCTCACCGACCCAGGCGCGCCTGGCGATCACGGAAGGCCGCTATCATCAGGTGAAACGCATGTTCGCGGCATTGGGCAACCATGTCGAGACGCTGCATCGCGAAGCCATCGGTCCGCTGGTGCTGGATGAATCGTTGGCACCGGGGGAGTGGCGTGAGCTTACTGCCGATGAAGTCGCCCTTTTCTAA
- a CDS encoding amidohydrolase produces MSKLRASLVQCDLRWEDPDANHQHLERMLGDLDENDTDLIILPEMFATGFTMNSREMAEPMEASPSVAWITQQARQRGCVVTGSIAIREGDAYFNRLVWATPDGELIHYDKRHLFRMAGEHERYAMGDQRLIVELKGFKILLSVCYDLRFPVWLRQQPSAEEHFEYDVLLCIANWPAPRRHPWRTLLQARAVENLCYVLGVNRVGEDAKGLEYAGDSMLVDFKGEPVIDHSPHQTFLQTGTLDKSELDKFREKFPAWQDADRFQLLPGVGH; encoded by the coding sequence ATGAGCAAGCTAAGAGCCAGCCTGGTGCAGTGTGATTTACGCTGGGAGGATCCGGACGCCAATCATCAGCACCTGGAACGCATGCTGGGCGACCTGGATGAAAACGATACCGATCTCATCATCCTGCCGGAAATGTTCGCCACGGGGTTCACCATGAACTCTCGCGAGATGGCCGAGCCCATGGAGGCGAGCCCCAGCGTGGCCTGGATAACCCAACAGGCACGTCAGCGCGGCTGCGTGGTGACGGGAAGCATCGCTATCCGTGAAGGCGATGCCTATTTCAATCGCCTGGTCTGGGCCACGCCCGATGGCGAATTGATCCACTATGACAAGCGCCACTTGTTCCGCATGGCGGGGGAACACGAACGCTACGCCATGGGCGATCAGCGGCTGATCGTGGAGCTGAAAGGCTTCAAAATACTGCTGAGTGTCTGCTACGACCTGCGCTTCCCGGTCTGGTTGCGCCAGCAGCCTTCCGCCGAGGAGCATTTCGAGTATGATGTCCTGCTTTGCATTGCCAACTGGCCGGCTCCGCGGCGTCACCCGTGGCGTACCTTGCTGCAGGCCCGTGCGGTGGAAAACCTCTGCTATGTCCTGGGCGTTAATCGGGTAGGGGAGGACGCCAAGGGGTTGGAATATGCAGGCGACTCGATGCTTGTCGATTTCAAGGGTGAGCCTGTGATCGATCATTCGCCCCATCAGACCTTCTTGCAAACCGGCACCCTGGACAAGAGCGAGCTGGACAAATTTCGGGAAAAATTTCCCGCTTGGCAGGATGCCGATCGTTTTCAACTGTTACCTGGAGTCGGCCATTAA
- the rarD gene encoding EamA family transporter RarD: MLRSTQSDPDAAKGVAFGVSAYVMWGCFPLFFALFQGVPAYEILIHRVIWSCVFLIGLISLLKRWSPVVQALSQPRRLGRVLGCALLIALNWGIYIYSVETHQVLQASLGYFLTPLVNVALGVLVLRESMARLQLVALGLATLAIVIQFLLLGELPWISLVLAFSFGTYGLFRKQVPLDGLSGLFVETLLLLPLGLLALSWLSLQDLSHFGEQEKTTMLLVTSGIVTALPLMAFAGAARRLRLATLGFLMYINPSIQFLIALSVFKEPLNTIQLVTFLLIWTGLALYSWSAWQSRPREAAAS; the protein is encoded by the coding sequence ATGCTGCGTAGTACCCAAAGTGACCCCGATGCCGCCAAGGGGGTGGCGTTCGGTGTGTCCGCTTATGTCATGTGGGGATGTTTTCCTCTTTTCTTCGCCCTGTTCCAGGGAGTTCCCGCGTACGAGATTCTCATCCACCGGGTCATCTGGTCGTGCGTATTCCTGATTGGCTTGATTTCGCTGCTGAAGCGCTGGAGCCCGGTGGTTCAGGCGCTGTCCCAACCGCGCAGGCTGGGCCGGGTACTCGGTTGTGCTTTGCTGATTGCCTTGAACTGGGGCATCTATATTTATTCGGTGGAAACCCACCAGGTTCTGCAGGCAAGCCTGGGCTACTTCCTGACCCCGCTGGTTAACGTGGCACTGGGTGTGCTGGTGCTGAGGGAGAGCATGGCACGTCTGCAGCTGGTCGCGCTGGGGCTGGCCACGCTGGCTATCGTTATCCAGTTCCTGCTGCTGGGTGAGCTTCCCTGGATCAGCCTGGTTCTGGCGTTTTCCTTCGGTACCTACGGTCTCTTTCGCAAGCAGGTTCCGTTGGATGGCCTCTCGGGACTTTTCGTCGAAACGCTCTTGCTACTCCCGCTAGGGCTACTGGCGCTTTCCTGGCTTAGCCTTCAAGACCTCTCGCATTTCGGTGAGCAAGAAAAAACCACCATGCTGCTGGTGACCAGCGGGATAGTCACGGCGCTGCCATTGATGGCTTTCGCGGGCGCGGCCAGACGCCTGCGCCTGGCGACGCTGGGGTTTCTGATGTACATCAACCCCAGCATCCAGTTCCTGATTGCACTCAGCGTGTTCAAGGAACCGCTGAACACTATCCAGCTTGTTACCTTCCTGCTGATCTGGACGGGCCTGGCTCTGTACTCGTGGTCGGCCTGGCAGTCACGTCCGCGCGAGGCTGCTGCCAGCTAG
- a CDS encoding methyl-accepting chemotaxis protein, with product MHIIPLVLSLGGFLLSLLLASLGAGWVYAGLVLAAFSGALGVLSGFLGVYRAEQKKLERSGKVSGPLRDYRSLRAMAYRLMQRASSTAIASAEVSHHADQMDQRLDRQESMAREASSSMTAINAAIVQVTSSATQVASLAESARQAGHDNRIELDEVIAEMMQIAERSGQALEMLNALNEKIERVRNVTSMIEDVAEQTHLLSLNASIEAARAGEHGRGFAVVAGEVRELALKTSNATRNVETLVKDMHQSGQSVVETMGHLMERISERSHGIKAVGESLSHITGDFDQVHHEITSVAGAMENTKEHSQTVMESLRQLEQEVDEGNRNMHDLAQQARALMSAAEGVDAELAQQRLEGRHQQVFHAARAAADKLGKQFERAIAKGELQQSGLFEPRYKPIEGTNPPQYTTGFDRFTDRYLPDIQEPLLKELGLSYAIACDRNGYVPTHNQAVSQPPTGEYQHDLKFCRNKRIFDDPTGSRCGAHEKALLLQTYKRDTGEIMHDLSVPVYVNGKHWGGFRIGYQPQPQVQDESRAHEAQSYETKALPFTSRPKLAGSSLART from the coding sequence ATGCACATAATTCCGCTAGTGCTTTCCTTGGGTGGCTTTCTGCTCTCCCTTCTTCTGGCCTCGCTGGGAGCCGGGTGGGTTTATGCAGGTCTGGTTCTGGCAGCGTTCAGTGGGGCATTGGGGGTCTTGAGCGGTTTTCTCGGTGTCTATCGAGCCGAGCAGAAGAAGCTCGAGCGCTCCGGAAAAGTCAGCGGACCGCTACGCGATTATCGCTCATTGAGAGCGATGGCCTATCGCTTGATGCAACGAGCCAGCAGTACCGCTATCGCCTCGGCGGAAGTTTCCCACCATGCTGACCAGATGGATCAGCGGCTGGACCGGCAGGAGTCCATGGCGCGCGAGGCCTCCTCCAGCATGACGGCCATCAATGCCGCCATCGTTCAGGTCACTTCCAGTGCCACTCAGGTGGCGTCGTTGGCGGAAAGCGCGAGACAGGCGGGGCACGATAATCGCATCGAACTGGATGAAGTGATTGCGGAAATGATGCAGATCGCCGAGCGCTCTGGCCAGGCCCTGGAAATGCTCAATGCACTGAATGAAAAAATCGAGCGTGTGCGCAATGTCACCTCGATGATCGAAGATGTTGCTGAACAGACGCATTTACTGTCCCTGAATGCTTCGATAGAGGCGGCCAGGGCCGGTGAACATGGGCGCGGCTTCGCGGTAGTAGCGGGAGAAGTGCGGGAACTGGCACTGAAGACATCGAACGCTACTCGCAACGTGGAAACTCTGGTCAAGGATATGCACCAGAGTGGCCAGAGCGTGGTGGAGACCATGGGTCACCTGATGGAGCGAATCAGCGAGCGCTCTCACGGCATCAAGGCCGTCGGCGAGAGCCTGTCGCATATCACCGGGGACTTCGACCAGGTACATCACGAGATCACCAGTGTGGCTGGCGCCATGGAAAACACAAAAGAGCATAGCCAGACCGTGATGGAGAGCCTGCGTCAGCTCGAGCAGGAAGTCGACGAGGGCAATCGCAACATGCACGACCTGGCCCAGCAGGCGCGTGCCTTGATGTCCGCAGCCGAAGGCGTGGATGCGGAGCTGGCGCAACAGCGTCTCGAGGGGCGTCATCAGCAGGTATTTCATGCCGCCAGGGCCGCGGCCGATAAACTGGGCAAGCAGTTCGAGCGAGCCATCGCCAAGGGAGAGCTGCAGCAGAGCGGGTTATTCGAACCGCGTTACAAGCCGATCGAAGGTACCAACCCGCCGCAATACACCACCGGCTTCGACCGTTTTACCGACCGCTACCTTCCCGACATTCAGGAGCCCTTGCTGAAGGAGCTGGGCTTGAGCTACGCCATCGCCTGTGACCGCAACGGCTACGTGCCCACCCACAACCAGGCCGTCAGCCAACCGCCGACCGGCGAGTATCAGCACGATCTGAAATTCTGCCGTAACAAACGCATCTTCGACGACCCCACGGGAAGCCGCTGTGGCGCCCATGAGAAAGCACTGTTGTTGCAGACCTACAAGCGCGACACGGGAGAGATCATGCATGACCTCTCCGTGCCGGTGTATGTGAATGGCAAGCATTGGGGCGGCTTCCGCATCGGTTACCAACCCCAGCCGCAGGTCCAGGACGAATCCCGGGCTCATGAAGCCCAGTCTTATGAAACCAAGGCCTTGCCCTTCACCTCTCGCCCTAAACTAGCTGGCAGCAGCCTCGCGCGGACGTGA